From Vigna unguiculata cultivar IT97K-499-35 chromosome 5, ASM411807v1, whole genome shotgun sequence, the proteins below share one genomic window:
- the LOC114184620 gene encoding F-box/FBD/LRR-repeat protein At3g14710-like has product MSGPYIYVRSSKQKHLKRTKNEDRISKLPESLISCILSFLPTKDAVGTSVLSKTWVYRWTSITKLDIDDTFYSPKKKNRGKQNFINFLYRTLLLTKPSSFSLVLVHNHDVTLFNIWISNILIQRVKNLRIVTRFDMSFSAQASHFLFESFCLEELVLNMVSCAIRVTKTYVYFGQLKLLKLSGVLFIYDSVSDFNLCLPVLKVFETTNCAWLKAKRVTLKVPLLESVIIVQDAKSGSYATNNCAIEFSASHLKDFTYRGYDYISHFFKLQDPSSAHNASLTLTVSPCEKNKDTMIESRVVVLLRQFRKMKCLKFDGLQELGQRSVANLPLFGMLSHLDLGSVTGDVLLGLLLKSPILRTLVFEGISKFDQEFLNSAAVPECLTSTLQVVKFGSLYGFEDELCLAKFVMENGLMLERMSFSIGYWQRKSKVIEEFKQKLFSYKKAFSCAIIEFSHDWDVFE; this is encoded by the exons ATGTCTGGTCCATATATTTACGTTAGGTCAAGCAAGCAAAAGCATTTGAAGAGAACAAAAAATGAAGACAGAATCAGCAAACTTCCGGAATCACTCATAAGTTGCATACTCTCTTTTCTGCCAACCAAAGACGCAGTTGGAACAAGTGTGTTATCCAAGACATGGGTATATCGCTGGACATCCATCACCAAGTTGGACATAGATGATACTTTCTACTCTCCTAAGAAGAAGAACCGAGGAAAACAGAACTTCATCAACTTTTTGTATAGGACACTTCTTCTTACAAAACCATCTAGTTTCTCACTTGTTCTTGTCCACAACCATGATGTGACCCTTTTCAATATTTGGATATCGAATATCTTGATCCAGAGGGTTAAAAATCTTCGTATTGTCACACGTTTTGACATGTCCTTTTCAGCTCAGgcatctcattttcttttcgAATCCTTTTGTTTGGAAGAATTGGTGCTGAATATGGTTTCTTGTGCCATTAGAGTTACTAAAACCTACGTTTATTTTGGACAACTAAAACTCCTGAAATTGTCTggggttttatttatttatgactCTGTCTCAGATTTCAATCTTTGTTTACCAGTTCTAAAAGTGTTTGAAACAACGAATTGCGCTTGGTTAAAAGCAAAACGCGTCACTCTGAAAGTGCCTCTACTTGAAAGCGTTATCATAGTGCAAGACGCCAAGTCCGGGTCTTATGCGACGAATAACTGTGCGATAGAGTTTTCTGCTTCTCATCTGAAAGACTTTACTTATCGTGGCTATGATTACATATCACATTTTTTCAAGCTGCAGGATCCCTCATCGGCTCATAATGCTTCTCTCACTTTAACGGTGAGCCCGTGTGAGAAGAACAAAGATACGATGATAGAGTCCCGTGTCGTTGTGCTTCTCAGACAATTTAGGAAAATGAAATGTCTCAAATTCGATGGTTTGCAG GAGCTGGGGCAAAGAAGTGTTGCTAATCTACCTTTATTTGGAATGTTGAGCCATTTGGATCTAGGCTCTGTCACTGGTGATGTCTTGTTAGGCTTACTTCTCAAGTCACCGATTCTCAGGACTCTTGTTTTCGAG GGAATATCTAAATTCGACCAGGAGTTTTTGAACTCTGCTGCTGTGCCGGAATGTTTGACATCTACTCTCCAGGTTGTGAAATTTGGTTCACTGTATGGATTTGAGGATGAACTATGTTTAGCAAAATTTGTGATGGAAAATGGTTTAATGCTGGAGAGGATGAGCTTCTCCATTGGTTATTGGCAGAGGAAATCGAAGGTGATAGAGGAATTTAAACAGAAGCTGTTCTCATATAAGAAAGCTTTCTCTTGTGCTATTATTGAATTTTCACACGATTGGGACGTATTTGAATAG
- the LOC114185791 gene encoding caffeic acid 3-O-methyltransferase, with amino-acid sequence MEEEGTDSRKQAKLVIMELANMISVPMALNAVVRLNVADAIWNAGANTPISAAQILPRILPAGDAENLQRLLRILTSYGVFHEHIDAGERKYSLTDVGKTLVTDEQGLSYGAYVLQHHQDALMRAWPLVHEAVVDPTKEPFERANGEGAYGYYLKKEEMNELMVKAMSGVSVPFIKAMLEGYDGFQGVERLVDVGGSGGDCLRMILQKHPTIKEGINFDLPEVVAKAPPTPYVTHVGGDMFKSIPQGDAIFMKWVLTTWTDEEIKQIMRNCHKALPEGGKLIACEPVLPEHSDESHRTRALLEGDIFVMTIYRAKGKHRTEEQFRLLAIDAGFPHFRAFNVDHFYTVLEFQK; translated from the exons atggaagagGAAGGCACGGATTCGCGAAAGCAAGCGAAGCTCGTAATCATGGAACTGGCCAACATGATAAGCGTTCCGATGGCCCTAAACGCCGTCGTTCGCCTCAACGTTGCCGACGCCATCTGGAACGCCGGCGCCAACACCCCCATCTCCGCCGCCCAGATCCTCCCCCGCATCCTCCCCGCCGGCGACGCCGAGAACCTCCAGCGCCTCCTCCGCATCCTCACCAGCTACGGCGTCTTCCACGAGCACATCGACGCCGGCGAACGCAAGTACTCCCTCACCGACGTCGGCAAAACGCTTGTCACCGACGAGCAAGGCCTCTCCTACGGGGCTTACGTTCTCCAACACCACCAG GACGCGCTGATGCGAGCGTGGCCATTGGTGCACGAGGCAGTGGTGGACCCTACGAAGGAGCCGTTCGAGAGGGCGAACGGAGAGGGAGCGTATGGGTATTATCTGAAGAAGGAAGAGATGAACGAGCTGATGGTGAAGGCCATGTCAGGGGTGTCAGTGCCCTTTATTAAGGCCATGTTGGAGGGCTACGATGGCTTCCAAGGTGTGGAGAGGCTGGTGGACGTGGGTGGTAGTGGCGGTGACTGCCTCCGCATGATCCTGCAGAAACACCCCACCATCAAGGAGGGGATCAACTTCGATCTCCCTGAAGTTGTGGCCAAAGCACCACCAACCCCAT ATGTAACCCATGTGGGTGGTGACATGTTCAAATCTATTCCCCAAGGAGACGCTATCTTCATGAAG TGGGTGCTAACAACATGGACGGACGAGGAAATAAAGCAGATAATGCGGAACTGTCACAAGGCACTTCCTGAGGGAGGGAAACTGATAGCTTGTGAGCCAGTGCTGCCAGAGCACTCTGATGAGAGCCACAGAACGAGGGCGTTGCTTGAGGGTGACATTTTTGTGATGACAATCTACAGAGCTAAGGGGAAGCACAGGACTGAAGAACAGTTCAGGCTGTTAGCCATTGATGCAGGTTTCCCTCATTTCAGAGCCTTCAATGTTGACCATTTTTACACTGTTCTTGAGTTTCAGAAATGA